A region of the Meles meles chromosome 18, mMelMel3.1 paternal haplotype, whole genome shotgun sequence genome:
cagatcatgatctcggggtagttagatccaaccctgcatcgggttcctcactgagcacgagcctgcttaagatcctcccctccctctcctgctacccCCTGAACtgctcatgcacatgctctctcttaaataagtgtagcttttttttaacaaagactttatttacttacaaAGCGTGAGAGCAcgagaagggtggggggggggcaaaggcagaggggaaGCCAACTGTCTGCTGAACTCCCCGCAGAGCTCCATCTCccaagagagagatcatgacctgagctgaaaccaagagttggacgcttaactgactgagccacccaggcacccctgtgcggCTTTCTGTATTATCAGTCATATCCCAataaagtgggattttttttaaattaagaaatgaaactaaaagtaaagctgataagaatatttttagaaggaagggggaaaagagcaaaaaaaaaaaaaaaaaaacaagtctgaGGTACAGTTAGCACACAAAGGTCCAGTACAGTTGCTAATGGGGTCCAAAGATGTCCCCCAGTGACACAGACttggttttgctttctcttccactgcaaactatttaaaattccaattctaggggtgcctgggtggctccataggttaagtgtctgccttcggctcgggtcatgatcccagagtcctgggatcaggtcctgtactgggctccctgctcagcagggagtctgcttctccctttgcccctctccccagtttttgctctctctctcaaaataataaaatctttaaataaataaataaaataaaattccaattcTAAAACGGGTTTCCTGCATTCACAGTTATCCTGGAGGATAGTGGTCTTCTAGGTTTTTTGCACAATTCTCCACAGAATGGaggaacacacagagagaggtagGGAACTAAAAAAAGACTTCCCTAATGGTGAGGGCTTTCAAACTTTGGATCTGAGGGAGGCAGATCCAGTAGCTCCTCTGGAGAGCTCTTCCAGCTCCAGGAATTCAAATTCTACCCAAAGAGTGAAAGGCTATCCATAAATGCTTCCCCGAACCCCTGCATACTTTCAGCTAGCCTTTGTCAGGCAGTCGGTACCTAAGGCTCCAGGCTAAACCCCAAAGCCTCCACACAGCTCTGTTTGgtaactttttttcccttttttggtcaGGACTCAGGTAACCCAAAGCACTCAGGCCTCTTTTACATAGCCAGAATCCCCAGCATCCTGGACATTAACACCTACCACTTCCTGAAGATCCTTAGCCGAAGAATCAGGACTCATGTCCAAAATCCTGCCACTTCCCTGCCAAATGTAGCTGGATGAATAACCAGAACATCTGCCTCCAACAGGAGCTAAGAAAGGAAGAACTCCTGGGCCAAGTCTGCACCCAAGACCAGCCCCATGAAACGGGGGCGCCGCGGGGAGTCAGGCCTGGGTCTCGTCCGAGGCACTGCTGGGGAGCTGGGCAAGGCTGGGCACAGCAATGCCTGCCGACCTCTGGCTCCAGGCCAACCCACCCAGGGCAAGGAGGGAGAAATGGATGGCAGTTATGAAACAGAGCTTCCTGCCTTATTTTTAGCCCCGAGAGGGCAGGAGGGCCCCAGATGGCATttaagggaggaagagaagccaaGTGATTGAGAGTTATGGCTCTTACCCTCACTGTGTCACCTGCaggctgtatgaccttgggcacgGAGCTGGACTCTCAGAGCCTCTACCTACCTCATCGGAGGGTGGCAAGAACAGTGGCGTCTCCTCACAGGTATGACGAGGATTATAGGAGATGGTGTGGGTAAAAGCCCTAGAATGGTACCCTCACACACAGGAAGGACATGAACCTTCCTTACTGACGAACTTAGAGTGAGCCTCGCAGAGAAGCATCCCCAAATGAGGCAGGAGTGTTAGGCCTTCGGCTCCCATGGAGCAGACAGCCCTCCTCCTTGGCTCCATGCCaagccctcccttccccccaccacaaaGAGCCAAGGGTCCAAACTCTAAAAAGAGCTCAAAACAACCTTACAGAGTAGTTATTTGTGGCTGAGCTGTTGCTGTCCTCCGTGGGGGGCATGGATGGTCCTCACACCTCAGGccagcctgcctcctcccacaGTCACCTCCAATACTGCAGCCCAGCGGgacttcccccaacccccccgttcttttttttttttttaagattttatttatttatttgacagagagaaatcacaagagaggcagacagagagagaggaagggaagcagactttccgctgagcagagagcccgatgtgggactcgatcccaggaccctgagatcatgacctgagccgaaggcagcggcttaacccactgagccacccaggcgccccaacccccCAGTTCTGAAGAACCACTGCAGAGTTACTCACTTGGCATGCGGCACACACTGCCATATTTGTGTCTCTCGATATGCCAAGACCTTGGCTAGACTGCCAGTTCAAGAGCACTAGCTGTTCTCGTCCTCGCGGTTCTCAACTACCTGGCACCAGACCTTACTCCCGCAGACACAAATATGTTCCTCGAGCCACAGGCAGTGCCCTCAGGAACAGCCGCACAGGGCAGCCTCCTTCGTGGATTTACGGAGCCGGGAGCCCAGTCTCCTCCAGGAGCCCACTTACCTCATCTAGCTGTCTCTTCGTCTCTTCTTCCATCCTTCGGATGTCGTCCATAGTCAGGTCAACCCACTTATCGAGCCAACAGAACAGCTGCCTGTGGAAGTTTGTAAACAGACGCCTTTCTTGCTACAAAAAGGAGGGGACCTAGTTAGAACTCAGAAGGTAGAGGTCACTGCTGTAGCTCCCCTCCCACGATCTCCGTGTTACTAAGCCCACTTTCTTGAAGAGGTCAGGAgaagaggtgcctggctggcttacaTGAATGAGCCCACAGGCCCCAAAGGTCAGTGACTTTTGTTCTCACGTGACAATAGGTATTGCTTCAAGGAGGAGGAAGCCCCCTGAAGAGTACAGGTACCTACCTCCGAGCTAGGCCCTGTGCCCAAAATGCTACCAAGACAGGCAGCCTATGAGCTCATGGGTCAGCCAAGGCCCAGAAACAACTGTGCCAACAGTCCCTCTTGTCTCTAGAGCCCAAGGCCAAGTTAAAACTGGCCAGCAGCTATGAAAGGGGGCCCAAGAATGAGGCTCTAACACATCAgagaaaaaactataaaaatgccTTTGGTCTGTCTGGTTCAAGAATTCAGGGCCCTGGAGAATTTGGCTCCTAGAGCCTCTTGCCTTTTGGCTtcatgaaaagagaaagacttGAGTTTTATCTGTAGTTCAGTCATAGCAAGCcccttcctgtttcctttttttttttttacttcagtttCCTTCCCTGTCACATGTCGTGCCCCTGGATAGATGGCATTAAGCTGTAGGACAGTTAAGTGAAAGGGGAAGTGGAGGTCAGGGAAATCAAACTGAAATATTCTGATGTCAGCCACCATTGGACACAAGACACGTGGATTGTATGATCTTCTCTTGTTGGGCAAAATACacccccaccaacacacacacacacacacacacacacacacacacacacacgggaggCCTCACCCTGGTCATTTAccttatgtacacacacacacacacacacacacacacagaggggagGCCTCACCCTGGTCATTTAccttatgtacacacacacacacacacacacacagaggggaggccacacacacacacacacacacacacacaggggaggCCTCACCCTGGTCATTTACCTTATGTATAAAGTTTTCCACTTTGTTCTGCAGGCCCCACCACTTGAACTTGACAGTAACCAGTTTGTATGCACACATGTATGGGCAGTCTTTCTGATTTACAAGTTCTTGCTGTATTAGAGACACACATATAGGCAGGCAGGTAACTAAGAGGGCGGACCTCAGATTCTCCCTTAACCCACCCTCCCTGGGGAGAGGTCTGCCCATGCAACGCCCTGCCCCCTGGTGGTGAGGGTGTGAACTGCACCTTCCAATTTGGGCCCAAGGGTCCTCGTCCTGTTTTGATAGATTTAAATTTTGCTGGGTCTTCCTCTGCCTTGTAATCCTGAGAGAAGTTGTAGAATTGGagttggggaggaagggaaagagggagggagaagaagggagtaggaaggagagggagggaaaggagggggagggagggagacagagattaGATTTTTTCATGAGAGTATACTTCATACCAGTCTCGAAGCTGCTGGTGTAGAGAAAATCTGGGAAAATGTTATAAACACGATACATAACGGTTTACATTTGCCTCAGAGAAGCGCTGTGATCTTCTCTGCCATGGTCTGTTTTCAATGTTACCCATATTAACGTGTCACAGGACTGAGTAGGCACATATTTCTACTGTTTAAGACAGAGATTTTCAACCAGGATAAGCAtccaaattactaaggaaaagTTTTTCAAAATTCAGATTTCTGGGCCACTCCACCTAAAATCCAGCAAGTAAGAATATCTGCAGgtagcaaagtccacaatagccaaactatggaaagaacctagatgtccatcaacagatgagtggataaagaagatgtggtatatatatatatacaatggaataccatgcagccatcaaaagaaatgaaatcttgccatttgccatgatgtggatggaactagagggtattatgcttagcgaaataagtcaatcggagaaagacaactgtcatatgatctccctgatatgaggaagtggagatgtaacatggggggtttggggggtaggaaaagaataaatgaaacaagatgggatcgagagggagacaaaccataagaaactcttaatctcacaaaacaaactgagggtggctgggggtaggggagtagggagagggtggttgggttatggacattggcgagggtatgtgctatggtgagtgctgtgaagtgtgtaaacctggcgatacacagacctgtacccctggggctaaaaatacattatatgtttataaaaaaaacttaaaaatttaaaaaataaaagtaatacaaaGACTGCTGTTAAGAGAACAGAAACAATAGATCCTTTTGAAAAGCACTGAATCACCTTATAATTGTGTAAGTACTCCAAAGtgttagatattattttattaaatttcaatgttcataaaaaaaaatatctgcagGTAAGGGCAGCATAGTCTGTTTTTTAAACCTCTGCGAGTGACTataaaacacggccagagtgttTTATGTAACTCTGACTGTAAAACAAGTCAGAGTTAACTGACTTGTTTAATAAAACCATTACTGGGAATGTCCCCTGCACAGAACCTATCCTCTTGTGCACTACCGTCGGCCTCCCGTCGCCTAACTACAATGTAGCCAACGCCGTATGTGAATCAGCCTCAAGGAAAGCTTAATCTTTGGTTTTTCTTCTGCACTGGCTAATACAGGCTCAGGGAAGGCAAACTTACTATgataactacttaaaaaaatagtgaagaaaacaaatcacacacatacacacacaagtcaTCAAGTATTTCCCAAAGCTAAGAAGATGATTtatgtgcacttaaaaaaaataaaccttttgtGTCGACTATTCTTAAACAAATGaaacacaaataaattaattagatcTTCCCCACCTCTGCTTCTCTCTACTCACACAAAACAACCAGAGTTGGCAAAATATACAGAGTCATACTCTCCATTAGCATTTCTGCTTGAGAAATATGTGGATATGTTCAATTTGAGAAAATCCATCCAGCTACACAATTGGGATATATTCACTTTGCTATActtcaaataaaaagttttttgaaaaacCCACTCACTTTTGAGGGTGGAAGTGAGGATACAGGCAAGGAAAACACAAGATAGTTTTCATATCTTCTTGGAAATGCACAAATCAAGATATTTTAAGCACAGAGAGAGTGACTCCACAAAAGAGGTATCATACCCCTGGGACATGGAGAGCAAACACTTACTACCCACCAACGGGCAGAAAGCCAAATTCCTCTGCCCTGATCCCAAGAGGCCTCTGTCAGATAGGAAGAGTACTAAATGAGCAGGAACCTAACCTTTCCTTCCCTAAAGAAATACTTCCTAGGAACTCAGCACCGAGCAGGGCCTACCTGGTCCCTACTCTCTCCAAGTTCATGGTCTAgcagagactgtccttttctAGGCGTGTGCTGTCCTGTGTGTTACTTGAGAAGCCACCACCAACTTTTTGAGGGGAGGGCATCTGACTTTTCATATATTCTGCTAGAACCCACAGAACACAGTCTTCCAAACAGAACAGGCAGGCAATGAATGTTTTTTAATGACTGGGttggaaaaaatgaatttgagaaCTAGTTTCCCGTTAAGTGTCAATTCGGCTGAGCAAATTATCCTCAGCACCTATATTGTCTGGTGATATTTCCAGAGGCCAAACAGGCCAGTATCTTCTTGGTGGAATCCCCAAATCAAGATAAGAGAATTCttaattctaatttaaaagattaaaaaacaacaacaacaacaacagccaaAAGAGAACTTCCCTTTGAGCCAAGCTGGGTATGGTTCCCTGGGTTTCCCTGACACTTCGAAGTCATTTTGCATCTCAAAGGCCGCCGACCTCTAGTTAAACAATTCCTACCTTGCTAAGTACTTGGCTTCTATCTGCAATGTCTATGTATATGGCTTCCACGTGTTTCCACGCCTCAGGCTCCAGTTTATGCACCTGCAGGAACAAGCAGGACCATGGTGTAGTTTTTGTCAGATACAAAGCACCCTTCATCCAGAATGAAGACCCAGGAACCGCTATTCCCGTAGCCACAGACGTGAGATTTCCACCAGTAAAGAAATACATGCAAAGTTATCCAAAGGAATGGGAGGAGGGTTTTAAGTAGATACATGTGTGGAACTACTGTTCCGGTTTCAGCAGGCCGCAACACGCGGGGCTGCCTACAGCTCTTATATCCGTGTGTTCCCCTTTGTAAAGACTGACCGCAAGCACTCATGGACATACTGCCTGTTTAGCCACAGACTGCTTACtttgatttgttttaaagatttttaaaatttattatttacttagagagacagagagagggtgtgcacacacatgcatgtgagtcggggggagagggagagggaaagagaatctcaagcagactctgcgctcagcgtggagcccaatgcagagcttgatcccatggccctgagatcatggccctgagatcccatggacctgagccaaaatcaagagttggacgcttaactaactgagccatccaggcaccccctactttgatgcttttaaaaactttcttcttggggcgactggatggctcagtcgttaagtgtctgccttcggctcagatcatggtcctggggccttgggatcaagccctgcatcaggccccctgctctgcaggaagcctgcttctccgtctcccactccccctgcttgtgttccctctctcgctgtgcctctctctgtcaaataaataaataaaatctttaaaagaaaaaaaaaacccttttcgGCCCCTCCCAAGGAACGTCACTGCTACTGGATTCCATGCACAtacaaacattcatgtacagatttttctctttgaacaAACGGGAGCACACACATGGTTCTGCATCACTTTATCTTGAAGGCTGTTTTCTACTGGTTCTTTTTAACGGCTACATACTATACCACCAAATGGCTGTACCACAGTTTTACTGTGTTCTACTGATGGGCTCTTACACTGTTTTTCATCTTTAGCTACACAGAAAATGCTGCAATGAATCTCTTTGTGGCTAAGTTATTTCACTCCTGTGGAAGAATAGCTACATGACAAATTCCTAGGTGTGGAACTGCTGAGGTCAAAAGGACAGGTGCATGTTAGAATTGAGGAGTTCTCGTTGTGCTCTATAAAGGCTGTAatcttcatgttttaaaaatacagttcctCTGTGCCAAGAGTTGCATTTTAGACCATCTTAGCTCTATGAGAAGGCCCtaggtctacggccataccaccctgaacgcgcccgatctcgtctgatctcggaagctaagcagggtcgggcctggttagtacttggatgggagaaggcCCTAGAAGGAATCTTTAGAGATCATGTCTTGCAAACTGGGGACAGAGTAATCCCATGATGGTAGGAAGCGTATAAGCACAGGTTGTTAAAACGGGACCACAGAGATGGCCCTGGGATAGGGAAGAAGAAGCCGGTGGGCAGAGCCTCAAAACCCCACCCCGCAGCCTGGAAGTCTCTGGGCTCTTGGAAGTGCTACTTACATTCTCCTGGGTGCCAAGATCTGGTTTGTGCCAGGTTTCAATTTTAATCAGAAAGTCTTCTTTCATGTACTCATTCTGCAAGGGGGGGAAATATGGTCACTAGACTCAAAGTTGGAGAGTAACCATCTCCCATCACTGAGGGCAGGTGGCTGAGAGACGCTGGGCTCTCCCTTACAGGAATAGCTAACTTGACTAGGAGCCCACAATACGCTAGGGGCACATTCCCTTGTTCAATTTTCATCCCAGCCTGTGACGGCTCTAGTaatattgtcctcattttacagatgaggaaagtgaagcTCAAAGGTGGGAGGTGACTTGTTCAAGGCCACAGAGACAATGACAGAGCTGGGCCTCAAAACCAGATTCGTCTGACTTCGAAATCCACAGGTTTAACCACTCGGCTATCCTGCCTTTCGCCCAGAGGGCTAATGATTAACCTGAGAAGGAATGGTTCACCAGCACCCCAACCACCAGCCAGTATTTGGCCGAGGCCTGAAGTTCTCTTCTTGTTACTGAATCCCCGGTGCTTCCTCccttagttctttttaaaatgtggtgcTCCTCGAAGGGGGCACACATGAACCTCTGACCTCCTCAGCCCGAATCAGGCTGGCAGAAGCCACCTGTTTAGCAGCAGGGACACGCACCTGGATGAGGGTGCCAAGAAGGGTGGAGAGAAGGGGCAATGACACAGGGGGTGGACGTAGCAAAGACACCTTGCTGACTTCTCTATTTTGCCAGTGGACAGTGCTCCCTAGGGTCCACAGCTGCACCCGTGGGGAAGCCACAACTGGTTTCAGAAACCCCGAGAAGGTATGGCAcgggaagggcaggggagggtCTCAGGTCATCCTGCACACGTGAGCGCCACGGTCCTGAGCGCTGGACCTACAAAGCCACATGCCAATGGAGCTTAAGGCAAGAGGCCACTTTGCCAATTAACAGATTCCTCAGTAGGAGCGAGAGGATGAAGCTTCAACAGCGCCGGTCTGCTGACAGACACAAATACCCAGGAACCTCCAGTGTggtgacatttttatttcttctcttcttataGATCATTTACAACGCCCGCCCCAACACACAGACACCCACCTGCCAGCTCCCCTGAATTCTTACCGTAATAACTGCTCCAaggcaaggatatggaaaaaagaaagaaaaagattaatgaGGCTGAATGAGTATCTGCCCCTTGAGCCCAGGCACCATGGCAGTAAGGAGTTCTCCACACCCCGGGGCTTGTCCACAACCGCCCTTCAAGCCCTATGGGGGCATTTGGTCCCTCAAATGCACCAACCCTCAAGTTTCCCTCCTACAGAAGCCAAGAGACCCAATCCGGAATTTCATTAAAGTGATGCCACTATCAGTCCCCGAGATTCTCTGCAGCTGGGCGAGGAAAGGGGACCAGCTCTGGGGAGCTGAAGCACTGGGACCCGCCACTCGGCCATCAGAGGATCACCTTCTGTCCTGCCGCCTCCCGGGGCCCAGAGAGGACACTTTCAGCCAGGCACTATCTGTCTGCCTGCTGCACGCTTCCTCTCACTGTAACCAAACCTCGCGCCCTCTATGCTCCTGCTCATTGTAATGAGACCCCTCGGAAACCGCGGTTCaattatttatcagagaaaatGACTACAGCTCTAATGTCACTGGGGAACAACGCAGCTCTCCTCCTGACAACAGCCTAGATCACTCTGTACCTTCTGAATTTAGGAGTTATCTCAGTCTCTGACAGATGTCACACGGCCATATGGGATAGTTTATGGGGCTAACGGTCAAACTCCGTAACTCCAAAGCTGAAACTACAGTTACCGCTGAGatgaagaggagggaagggtGAAATATAAGGGATAAGGTCCACCTTGTGGAGAAACAATCCAGGAAACTACTAGTCATTTCCCTGTATCCAGTGAAAGGTACTTGCAAGAAAGCATCGGGTTAGGATTATAACCACATGACCTACTCAAGTAATCGCCCCGTCATCAGCTTGGAGAAAATCAGTTAACTAAAAAAGGAAACGGTGGGCATGACGTTCATTGAGTAGAAGCGCGCAGAGGCCAGGTCAGCCGGCAGCCATTCTCCTGTGCTGCGCTGACGGCCAGAGCCTCAGGCTGCCTATGTGGCTCATCTGGCAGCAGCTCCATCTCTAGAACGAAGAGCGCAGGGTCCGCCGGATGCGGTTTGACGACACGAGCCATGAAGGTTCCCCCAACTAACCACCAGACTCTGAACCCATGTTTCCAAGCAGTCTTCTAGTCTGGCCTCGGTAGGGATGGAATATGCTCATCAACGGACACAAGAGTCTGAGCATTTAAGCCACAGGCATGTCCACTGCATGTTGGCATTCTGACTCTACTCCGGTTTCCCAAAGGGAAGAGCTCACAGGGGAAGACACCTTAATCCTTAATCAACAAACAGGATTACCCAGTGTTGTTGGTAATTCCGTATTTCAATATAACTTAACATATTGGCATTTAGGGTTTTCGTACATCAGTCTTTCCTGGACCCTGAGAAAAGGATCCACTCAGTTCTGATGAACTAGGTTTCTGAACCTATGAGGATGCTGACCCTCCCTGGCCTTTAATGCCAACCTGGGTGACCAAACTCCCCCAGTCTTCTCTAGTCCTGCCTGCTGTCCCTCCCAACACCTCTGCATTCAgaccatttccttttctttaaactgCAACCCTAGGTAcactggggcagggtggggggtgtctcAGGAAATCCTTTGCAGTTGGGAAGTAGGGCTCTCCAAATAAGACTAATAAGGTACTTTAAAACCATGGTTTAGTGAGACTATACTCAGGTCAGGGCTAAggttagagggagaggcaggaggagaaacatttatttccctcttcttaCTTTCATTCACAGGCCCTGCCATCCTCTTAACCACCCCCGTCCTGTCCTAACCTATCAGCATcaggaggaaagaaacagaaagaaataagagggCAGAAAAAGCAGATAGTACACAAAGTATCACAAATCTGGTTTTGTCCCACTCAGAGTAAGGGCAGAGCCTTCTAAAAGGCAGGGAGACTTTTACCCTATGCTCCTTAACCCATTCCCACCTCAAACTTTAATCTACTTCTGCCACGCAAAGGGGTCTGAACTACTGATCTTTCTCCCACCAATCCCCAGAGGGAACTGGAAAGTAGCCTTCTTACTCCTATCTCTGACTTTAAAAGAGTGATGTCTAACTAAGCAGATCTAAGAGTTAACATACCCGTTCTGTATGATGGAGGGTTCTCACTGTGAGGTCAGCACCCACTTGAGGAAACCAACCTTCCCTCCCCTacttcctgcttctcctcttcactgaatatttagaaattatatttttcttttttttttttcctttcggcCAAGGATCAAGACAATATGTGAAGGAACACCGGG
Encoded here:
- the PITPNA gene encoding phosphatidylinositol transfer protein alpha isoform; this translates as MVLLKEYRVILPVSVDEYQVGQLYSVAEASKNETGGGEGVEVLVNEPYEKDGEKGQYTHKIYHLQSKVPTFVRMLAPEGALNIHEKAWNAYPYCRTVITNEYMKEDFLIKIETWHKPDLGTQENVHKLEPEAWKHVEAIYIDIADRSQVLSKDYKAEEDPAKFKSIKTGRGPLGPNWKQELVNQKDCPYMCAYKLVTVKFKWWGLQNKVENFIHKQERRLFTNFHRQLFCWLDKWVDLTMDDIRRMEEETKRQLDEMRQKDPVKGMTADD